Proteins found in one Streptomyces sp. CB09001 genomic segment:
- a CDS encoding ROK family protein: MRLVPEAARQPATPAAPRRLGAVELVPGRVTAAVLSMAGRVLDRTEVSYDAATATPADIDGALAGVAGVFAAHEVQGIGVAAAGLVDPLTGLILEVNDVPGLRGFPVTERLGALTGVGVRVEHRARLQVLGDRWFGAGRGRRTFASVSTGEVLGVGVLYDGEVMAPPGGRSGAHMTVSASGERCTCGNRGCWKTLATSGWLRARARAAGLGAAVSLAELVGGGEPLAGQVVEEYAHNLALGLVNVQQLFAPGLFILHGEAREGGERFRTVVEERLRDAVAFAGAEQPRVLVGTAAVDDVALLGGAGLVLSHL; encoded by the coding sequence TTGCGACTGGTCCCCGAGGCCGCGCGGCAACCGGCCACTCCTGCGGCACCGCGGCGGCTGGGGGCCGTCGAGCTGGTTCCCGGCCGCGTCACGGCGGCCGTGCTGTCCATGGCCGGCCGGGTGCTCGACCGCACCGAGGTGTCGTACGACGCCGCGACCGCGACCCCCGCGGACATCGACGGGGCACTGGCCGGGGTGGCCGGTGTCTTCGCCGCCCACGAGGTCCAGGGGATCGGCGTGGCCGCCGCGGGGCTGGTGGACCCCCTCACGGGACTGATCCTGGAGGTCAACGACGTGCCGGGCCTGCGCGGCTTTCCGGTGACGGAGCGGCTCGGCGCCCTCACCGGCGTCGGGGTCCGGGTGGAGCACCGGGCGCGGCTCCAGGTGCTCGGCGACCGCTGGTTCGGCGCGGGCCGCGGACGGCGCACCTTCGCCTCGGTCTCGACCGGCGAGGTCCTCGGGGTGGGTGTCCTCTACGACGGTGAGGTGATGGCCCCGCCCGGCGGGCGCAGCGGCGCGCACATGACCGTGTCGGCCAGCGGCGAGCGCTGCACGTGCGGGAACCGGGGCTGCTGGAAGACCCTGGCCACCTCCGGCTGGCTGCGGGCCAGGGCGCGTGCCGCGGGGCTCGGGGCGGCGGTGTCGCTGGCCGAGCTGGTCGGCGGCGGGGAGCCGCTCGCCGGGCAGGTGGTGGAGGAGTACGCGCACAACCTCGCCCTGGGACTGGTGAACGTGCAGCAGCTCTTCGCGCCGGGCCTGTTCATCCTGCACGGCGAGGCCCGTGAGGGCGGTGAGCGCTTCCGCACCGTGGTGGAGGAGCGGCTGCGGGACGCGGTCGCCTTCGCGGGGGCCGAGCAGCCGCGGGTGCTGGTCGGCACCGCCGCGGTCGACGACGTGGCACTCCTCGGCGGGGCGGGTCTGGTGCTGTCGCACCTCTAG
- a CDS encoding ABC transporter permease: MTVMSPAATDVTPEKKPSGGSGSVVLRGLLRNRLAVLALAVLVLLLFAALFAPLIAPYDPNAQNLLLRLRPPAWQDGGSGAHLLGTDQLGRDMLSRVIHGARVSLLVGAGAALLAGVIGTAVGLASGYFGGWADRTLMRLADVQLAFPSLLLALAVVGFLGSGLWVVIVVLGFTGWVSYARVVRAEVMSLRTRDFVTEARAIGVTDVTIMRRHLLPNVMAPLATIGTLHVAAAIVAEASLSYLGLGVPKETVTWGGMLADGQLYLGTSWWVAVFPGIALMLTSLAINITGDALRDVADPKAYRR, translated from the coding sequence ATGACCGTCATGTCACCGGCCGCGACCGACGTGACCCCGGAGAAGAAGCCGTCCGGCGGCTCCGGATCCGTCGTCCTGCGCGGCCTGCTGCGCAACAGGCTCGCCGTACTGGCCCTCGCCGTGCTCGTACTGCTGCTGTTCGCCGCCCTGTTCGCCCCGCTGATCGCCCCCTACGACCCCAACGCGCAGAACCTGCTGCTGCGGCTGCGGCCCCCCGCCTGGCAGGACGGCGGCAGCGGCGCCCACCTCCTCGGCACCGACCAGCTCGGCCGCGACATGCTCTCGCGCGTCATCCACGGCGCCCGGGTCTCCCTGCTCGTCGGCGCCGGCGCCGCACTCCTCGCCGGCGTCATCGGTACGGCCGTGGGCCTCGCCTCCGGATACTTCGGCGGCTGGGCCGACCGCACTCTCATGCGGCTCGCGGACGTCCAGCTCGCCTTCCCCTCGCTGCTGCTGGCCCTCGCCGTCGTCGGCTTCCTCGGCTCCGGCCTGTGGGTCGTGATCGTGGTGCTCGGCTTCACCGGCTGGGTCTCCTACGCCCGCGTCGTACGCGCCGAGGTGATGTCGCTGCGCACCCGCGACTTCGTCACCGAGGCCCGCGCGATCGGCGTCACCGACGTCACCATCATGCGCCGCCACCTGCTGCCCAACGTGATGGCGCCGCTGGCCACCATCGGCACCCTGCACGTCGCCGCCGCCATCGTCGCCGAGGCCTCCCTCAGCTACCTGGGCCTGGGCGTCCCCAAGGAGACGGTCACCTGGGGCGGCATGCTCGCCGACGGCCAGCTCTACCTGGGCACCTCCTGGTGGGTCGCCGTCTTCCCCGGCATCGCGCTGATGCTGACCTCCCTCGCCATCAACATCACCGGCGACGCCCTGCGGGACGTCGCGGACCCGAAGGCCTACCGCCGATGA
- a CDS encoding ABC transporter ATP-binding protein, with product MSNDRPTTGSGRTTGDAPRPPADQRPLLEIDGLSVDFRLAGSVVHAVRDVSLHVRAGETLAVVGESGSGKSATALSVLRLNPSPPCVYASGEIRFEGRDLLRLSEKELGRVRGRDIAMVFQDPMTCLDPLQRVGAQVAEVLRHHTGMSRAEAGQAALAALDEVGIPDPAQRYRQYPHELSGGLRQRVMIATALVARPRVLIADEPTTALDVTVQRQILDLLVTLQHKHDMAVVLITHDLAVVAETADRVVVMNRGRVVETGDVLDVFDRPADDYTRRLLAATPRLEAA from the coding sequence ATGAGCAACGACCGACCGACAACCGGCTCCGGCCGAACCACGGGCGACGCACCCCGGCCGCCCGCCGACCAGCGACCGCTCCTCGAGATCGACGGCCTCAGCGTCGACTTCCGCCTGGCGGGCTCCGTCGTCCACGCCGTCCGGGACGTCTCCCTGCACGTCCGCGCCGGCGAGACCCTCGCCGTGGTGGGGGAGTCCGGCAGCGGAAAGAGCGCCACCGCGCTGTCCGTCCTGCGTCTCAACCCGAGCCCGCCGTGCGTCTATGCGAGCGGCGAGATCCGCTTCGAGGGACGCGACCTGCTGCGCCTGTCCGAGAAGGAGCTCGGCAGGGTCCGGGGCCGCGACATCGCCATGGTCTTCCAGGACCCGATGACCTGCCTCGACCCGCTCCAGCGCGTCGGCGCCCAGGTGGCCGAGGTCCTCAGGCACCACACCGGCATGTCCCGCGCCGAGGCCGGACAGGCCGCGCTGGCGGCCCTCGACGAGGTCGGCATTCCCGACCCGGCCCAGCGCTACCGCCAGTACCCGCACGAACTCTCCGGCGGCCTGCGCCAGCGCGTGATGATCGCGACCGCGCTGGTGGCCCGCCCCCGCGTCCTCATCGCCGACGAGCCGACCACCGCCCTGGACGTCACCGTGCAGCGCCAGATCCTCGACCTCCTGGTCACCCTCCAGCACAAGCACGACATGGCCGTCGTGCTGATCACCCACGATCTCGCGGTCGTCGCGGAGACCGCCGACCGGGTCGTCGTCATGAACAGGGGCAGGGTCGTCGAGACCGGCGACGTCCTCGACGTGTTCGACCGCCCGGCCGACGACTACACCCGCCGGCTCCTGGCGGCCACCCCACGACTGGAGGCGGCATGA
- a CDS encoding Rid family hydrolase, producing MSGPNGKQAVHTDRAPRPAGAYSQGVVAGGFLFTAGFGPQDPATGAVPEGVAAQTAQVLRNVAAVLAARGLSLRDVVKVTAHLQHLRRDFAAYDAAYRTFFEEPCPVRTTVGSDLMDILVEIDVVALLPGADRPG from the coding sequence ATGAGCGGGCCGAACGGCAAGCAGGCGGTGCACACGGACCGGGCACCCCGTCCCGCGGGCGCCTACTCCCAGGGGGTGGTGGCGGGCGGGTTCCTGTTCACGGCCGGTTTCGGCCCCCAGGACCCCGCCACCGGCGCCGTGCCGGAAGGGGTGGCGGCGCAGACCGCGCAGGTGCTGCGCAACGTGGCGGCGGTCCTCGCGGCACGGGGCCTGTCCCTGCGGGACGTCGTGAAGGTCACGGCACACCTGCAGCACCTCCGCCGGGACTTCGCCGCGTACGACGCGGCCTACCGCACCTTCTTCGAGGAACCCTGCCCGGTGCGCACCACGGTCGGGTCCGACCTGATGGACATCCTCGTGGAGATCGACGTGGTGGCCCTCCTGCCCGGCGCGGACCGGCCGGGGTGA
- a CDS encoding creatininase family protein yields the protein MSQSKLTELTWREVRRAGERGIALLPIGSQEQHAAHLPMGTDTLLVEEVVDRALALLDHGTPASPEPPAAEVVRLPALPFGHSPHHLFAAAVSLSAATLGAVLDDVLDSLVTSGYRRVMVVNGHGGNDEIMRLAVKRFALRARVTVAACSYWTLTAGEDEAGRPDVTPGHAGWFETSLMLAARPALVRTPVPARTPVEPPPLFDHPPHPGLTVERHGEWERVDGSTDDASGADADRGGRLLDDRARGLARAIRAFDAASR from the coding sequence GTGAGCCAATCGAAACTGACCGAACTCACCTGGCGGGAGGTGCGCCGGGCCGGCGAGCGGGGCATCGCCCTGCTGCCCATCGGATCCCAGGAGCAGCACGCCGCGCACCTGCCGATGGGGACCGACACCCTCCTGGTGGAGGAGGTCGTGGACCGGGCGCTGGCCCTTCTCGACCACGGAACCCCCGCGTCCCCCGAACCCCCCGCCGCCGAGGTCGTGCGACTGCCCGCGCTGCCCTTCGGGCACAGTCCGCACCACCTGTTCGCGGCGGCCGTCTCGCTCTCCGCGGCGACCCTGGGCGCCGTCCTCGACGACGTTCTCGACTCGCTCGTGACCAGCGGATACCGCCGGGTCATGGTCGTCAACGGCCACGGTGGCAACGACGAGATCATGCGGCTCGCCGTGAAGCGGTTCGCGCTGCGCGCCCGGGTCACGGTCGCCGCCTGCTCCTACTGGACCCTCACGGCGGGCGAGGACGAGGCCGGGCGGCCGGACGTCACCCCGGGGCACGCCGGATGGTTCGAGACGTCCCTCATGCTCGCCGCCCGTCCCGCCCTGGTGCGCACCCCCGTGCCCGCCCGCACCCCCGTCGAGCCGCCCCCGCTGTTCGACCACCCGCCCCACCCCGGCCTGACCGTCGAGCGGCACGGCGAGTGGGAGCGGGTCGACGGGTCCACCGACGACGCCTCCGGGGCCGACGCCGACCGGGGCGGCCGGCTCCTCGACGACCGGGCGCGGGGACTGGCCCGCGCGATCCGGGCCTTCGACGCGGCGAGCCGGTGA
- a CDS encoding ATP-binding cassette domain-containing protein, which translates to MSTDATDTPAPAPTSAGPLLELDGLRKEFGGRSRNVAVDDVSLEVREGETVALVGESGCGKTTLTRLLLGLLEPTAGSVRFDGQDLAALTASQMRGVRRQMQVVLQDPYSSMNPRMRITDIVAEPLVTHDPEARGRRARARNRERVGELLEAVGLDTGIQDRYPHEFSGGQRQRVSIARALALRPRLLVLDEPTSALDVSVQATVLDLLADLQQRLGLTYVFVSHNLAVVAQVADRVAVMSRGSLVEVGEAAAVLRTPRHPYTRQLLDAVPVLDPRRGRRAAARASAPTDEPTDEPTDEPTNEATDEATDEASR; encoded by the coding sequence ATGAGCACCGACGCGACCGACACCCCCGCCCCCGCGCCCACGTCCGCCGGGCCGCTCCTCGAACTGGACGGCCTGCGCAAGGAGTTCGGCGGCCGGTCCCGGAACGTCGCCGTCGACGACGTGTCGCTCGAAGTCCGTGAGGGCGAGACCGTGGCCCTGGTCGGCGAGTCCGGCTGCGGCAAGACCACCCTCACCCGGCTGCTCCTCGGACTCCTCGAACCCACCGCCGGAAGCGTGCGCTTCGACGGACAGGACCTCGCCGCCCTCACCGCGTCCCAAATGCGGGGTGTACGACGGCAGATGCAGGTGGTTCTCCAGGACCCCTACTCCAGCATGAACCCGCGCATGCGCATCACCGACATCGTCGCCGAACCGCTGGTCACCCACGACCCCGAGGCACGCGGGCGGCGCGCACGGGCCCGCAACCGGGAACGGGTCGGGGAACTCCTGGAGGCCGTCGGCCTGGACACCGGCATTCAGGACCGCTACCCGCACGAGTTCTCCGGCGGCCAGCGCCAGCGCGTCTCGATCGCACGGGCCCTGGCACTCCGTCCCCGGCTGCTGGTGCTCGACGAGCCGACCAGCGCCCTGGACGTCTCCGTGCAGGCGACCGTCCTCGACCTCCTGGCGGACCTGCAACAGCGGCTGGGCCTCACCTACGTCTTCGTCTCGCACAACCTCGCCGTGGTGGCGCAGGTGGCCGACCGGGTCGCGGTGATGAGCCGGGGGAGCCTGGTCGAGGTGGGCGAGGCGGCGGCGGTGCTGCGCACCCCGCGGCACCCCTATACGCGGCAGCTCCTCGACGCCGTACCGGTCCTCGACCCGCGCCGGGGCCGACGGGCCGCGGCACGCGCGTCCGCCCCGACGGACGAACCGACGGACGAACCGACGGACGAACCGACGAACGAAGCGACGGACGAAGCGACGGACGAAGCGAGCCGATGA
- a CDS encoding enolase C-terminal domain-like protein, with translation MKITDVDVWVVNLPLVNPFTSSFETKTGETRTVVRVRTDAGVEGWGETMWGAPVAAIVRQMVPDLIGTSPFALEGFHRKQHMVPFFYGYLGYAAIAAVDVACWDAMGKATGQSVTDLLGGAVRDEVPITALITRADAPGATPADLPGAMAEHAVRVVEEGGFDAVKLKGTKDCAGDVAILRAVREALPAVNLRVDPNAAWSVPDSVRAGIALEELDLEYLEDPCAGIEGMSQVKAKVRIPLCTNMCVVRFEDFAPAMRLNAVDVIHGDVYKWGGIAATKALAAHCETFGLGMNLHSGGELGIATAAHLAVVSSTPVLSRAIDSMYYLHADDIIEPLHLENGRLRVPSGPGLGVSVDEDKLRHYAGVNERDGDLTG, from the coding sequence ATGAAGATCACCGACGTCGACGTGTGGGTCGTCAACCTCCCACTCGTCAACCCCTTCACCAGTTCCTTCGAGACCAAGACCGGGGAGACCCGCACCGTCGTGCGCGTGCGCACCGACGCCGGCGTCGAGGGCTGGGGCGAGACGATGTGGGGCGCGCCGGTCGCCGCGATCGTCCGCCAGATGGTGCCGGACCTGATCGGGACCAGCCCGTTCGCGCTGGAGGGCTTCCACCGCAAGCAGCACATGGTGCCCTTCTTCTACGGCTACCTCGGCTACGCGGCGATCGCCGCCGTCGACGTCGCCTGCTGGGACGCGATGGGCAAGGCCACCGGCCAGTCCGTGACCGACCTGCTGGGCGGCGCCGTCCGCGACGAGGTGCCGATCACCGCGCTGATCACCCGTGCCGACGCGCCGGGGGCAACCCCGGCCGACCTGCCCGGGGCCATGGCGGAGCACGCGGTGCGCGTCGTCGAGGAGGGCGGTTTCGACGCCGTCAAACTCAAGGGCACCAAGGACTGCGCGGGCGACGTCGCCATCCTGCGCGCGGTCCGCGAGGCGCTGCCCGCCGTGAACCTGCGGGTCGACCCGAACGCGGCCTGGTCCGTCCCCGACTCGGTCCGGGCCGGCATCGCCCTGGAGGAACTGGACCTGGAGTACCTGGAGGACCCCTGCGCCGGCATCGAGGGGATGTCGCAGGTGAAGGCGAAGGTGCGCATTCCGCTGTGCACCAACATGTGCGTCGTCCGCTTCGAGGACTTCGCCCCGGCCATGCGGCTGAACGCGGTCGACGTCATCCACGGTGACGTCTACAAGTGGGGCGGCATCGCGGCGACCAAGGCGCTCGCCGCGCACTGCGAGACCTTCGGCCTGGGCATGAACCTGCACAGCGGCGGCGAACTCGGCATCGCCACGGCAGCCCACCTGGCCGTCGTGTCGAGCACGCCCGTGCTGTCGCGGGCCATCGACAGCATGTACTACCTGCACGCGGACGACATCATCGAGCCGCTGCACCTGGAGAACGGCCGGCTGCGGGTGCCGTCGGGACCGGGCCTGGGCGTGAGCGTGGACGAGGACAAGCTCCGCCACTACGCGGGCGTCAACGAGCGGGACGGTGACCTGACCGGATGA
- a CDS encoding ABC transporter substrate-binding protein has translation MERIFQGRTVDRSRPSRRHVLRTGGLLLGALSAPALLTACGTTAAADRAGNVLRVSQTGDPKTLDPQKQGDMVSMNVLINMFDTLTTRGRDNRLHPRLALSWKATDARTWRFVLRPGVTFHNGEVCDARAVAFSIERLLDPATKSPIVELRFVEGVTVVDRLTVDIHTTVHDPILPAKLSLFGGVVVPPRHLAEVGDAAFADHPVGTGPFTFESWQRDHELRMRAHAGHWNGRPAVDGLVFSPAPNASSSLAALQSGGVDLVAGLTPDAAQQLDGYGGISIDGYTGIRTAYLSLNTLENGPLQDRRVRQALNHAIDVPLLIKAVLGGKATETPALVPRGSFGFDPTVKPFTRSVDTARRLLAEAGHPHGFSTTLTASNVDANVAEALSGLLAGAGVDARVNLLDPGTYSARLTSDNRGALGPIYLAASTVWTMDGASIVQSNVRSDRRQSRWHSAEADRLIDAEELSEDPRRREEAFSDLQRLMRREAPFVFLYQIDNIIARNDRPRWTPGAAGVLSMESAEVSR, from the coding sequence ATGGAACGAATTTTTCAGGGGCGCACGGTGGACCGCAGCCGTCCCAGCCGACGCCACGTCCTGCGGACCGGTGGTCTGCTGCTCGGAGCCCTCAGCGCTCCGGCGCTCCTGACCGCGTGCGGCACGACGGCCGCCGCGGACCGGGCCGGCAACGTGCTGCGGGTCTCCCAGACGGGCGACCCGAAGACGCTGGACCCGCAGAAGCAGGGCGACATGGTGTCGATGAACGTCCTGATCAACATGTTCGACACCCTCACCACCCGCGGCCGGGACAACCGGCTGCACCCCAGACTCGCCCTGAGCTGGAAGGCCACCGACGCGCGGACCTGGCGCTTCGTGCTCCGACCCGGGGTGACCTTCCACAACGGCGAGGTGTGCGACGCGCGGGCCGTCGCCTTCAGCATCGAGCGGCTGCTGGACCCCGCGACCAAGTCACCGATCGTCGAACTGCGCTTCGTCGAGGGCGTCACCGTCGTCGACCGGCTCACCGTCGACATCCACACCACCGTGCACGACCCCATCCTGCCCGCCAAGCTCTCCCTGTTCGGCGGCGTCGTCGTACCGCCCCGCCACCTCGCCGAGGTGGGCGACGCGGCCTTCGCCGACCACCCCGTCGGCACCGGGCCCTTCACCTTCGAGAGCTGGCAGCGCGACCACGAACTGCGGATGCGGGCCCATGCCGGCCACTGGAACGGACGCCCGGCCGTCGACGGCCTCGTCTTCAGCCCGGCGCCCAACGCCTCGTCCTCCCTGGCCGCGCTCCAGAGCGGCGGCGTCGACCTCGTCGCCGGACTCACCCCGGACGCCGCCCAGCAACTCGACGGCTACGGCGGCATCAGCATCGACGGCTACACGGGGATCCGCACCGCCTACCTGTCCCTGAACACCCTGGAAAACGGCCCGCTCCAGGACCGCCGGGTACGCCAGGCGCTCAACCACGCGATCGACGTCCCGCTGCTCATCAAGGCCGTGCTCGGCGGCAAGGCCACCGAGACGCCCGCCCTCGTCCCGCGCGGCTCCTTCGGCTTCGACCCCACCGTCAAGCCCTTCACCCGCTCCGTCGACACCGCGCGGCGGCTGCTCGCCGAGGCCGGTCACCCGCACGGCTTCTCCACCACGCTCACCGCCTCCAACGTCGACGCCAACGTCGCCGAGGCCCTGTCCGGACTCCTCGCCGGGGCCGGGGTGGACGCCCGCGTCAACCTGCTCGACCCCGGCACCTACTCCGCCCGCCTCACCTCCGACAACCGCGGTGCGCTCGGCCCGATCTACCTCGCGGCCAGCACCGTCTGGACGATGGACGGCGCGAGCATCGTCCAGTCCAACGTGCGCAGCGACCGCCGCCAGAGCCGCTGGCACTCCGCCGAGGCCGACCGCCTCATCGACGCCGAGGAACTCTCCGAGGACCCCCGCAGGCGCGAAGAGGCCTTCTCGGACCTGCAACGGCTGATGCGCCGGGAAGCACCCTTCGTCTTCCTCTACCAGATCGACAACATCATCGCCCGCAACGACCGGCCCCGCTGGACGCCGGGAGCCGCGGGCGTCCTCTCGATGGAGAGCGCGGAGGTCTCCCGATGA
- a CDS encoding ABC transporter permease produces the protein MSALTLDKPPTPADTPTRRTDRTGPLRGVLRRLLTALFVLFCTATVAFFLVRLSGDPVKILLPPDATAEQEQVLRHSLGLDQSLFAQYLDYLRGLLHLDFGDSLVYGQPVSEILADRLPATIELAAAALAVTLVIAIPAGILAAMRRGRGTDKTVMTGVLLGQSTPPFWVGILLILVFAVWLRALPASGYGTLANLVLPAVTLAVYSVAVVARLLRSSLIDVLSSDHIRSARAKGFGPLQVVLRHGLRNASLPVVTVVGLEVGNLLGGAILTERVFSWPGVGQLTVEAISNRDFPLVQATVLFFAATFVVVNLLVDLSYSFLDPRVRTSR, from the coding sequence ATGAGCGCCCTCACCCTCGACAAACCACCCACCCCGGCGGACACCCCGACCCGCCGCACGGACCGGACGGGCCCGCTGCGAGGGGTGCTCAGGCGCCTGCTCACCGCCCTGTTCGTGCTGTTCTGCACGGCGACCGTCGCCTTCTTCCTCGTCCGCCTGTCCGGCGACCCGGTGAAGATCCTGCTGCCGCCGGACGCCACGGCCGAACAGGAACAGGTGCTGCGCCACTCGCTGGGCCTGGACCAGTCCCTGTTCGCCCAGTACCTCGACTACCTCCGGGGACTGCTCCACCTCGACTTCGGCGACTCCCTCGTCTACGGCCAGCCCGTGAGCGAGATCCTCGCCGACCGGCTGCCGGCCACGATCGAACTGGCCGCCGCCGCGCTCGCGGTGACCCTCGTCATCGCGATCCCGGCGGGCATCCTCGCCGCCATGCGCCGCGGCCGGGGCACCGACAAGACCGTGATGACCGGCGTCCTGCTCGGCCAGTCCACCCCGCCGTTCTGGGTCGGCATCCTGCTCATCCTGGTCTTCGCCGTCTGGCTGCGCGCCCTGCCCGCCTCCGGTTACGGCACCCTCGCCAACCTGGTCCTGCCCGCCGTCACCCTCGCCGTGTACTCCGTCGCCGTCGTCGCCCGTCTGCTGCGCTCCTCACTGATCGACGTCCTGTCCTCCGATCACATCCGCAGCGCCCGGGCCAAGGGATTCGGGCCGCTGCAAGTGGTGCTCAGGCACGGACTGCGCAACGCCTCGCTGCCGGTGGTGACCGTCGTCGGCCTGGAGGTCGGCAACCTGCTCGGCGGGGCGATCCTCACCGAACGGGTCTTCTCCTGGCCCGGGGTGGGCCAGCTGACCGTCGAGGCGATCTCCAACCGCGACTTCCCGCTCGTCCAGGCCACCGTCCTGTTCTTCGCCGCCACCTTCGTCGTGGTGAACCTGCTCGTCGACCTCTCCTACAGCTTCCTCGACCCGAGGGTGAGGACGTCCCGATGA